In a single window of the Anaerocolumna cellulosilytica genome:
- a CDS encoding tRNA threonylcarbamoyladenosine dehydratase → MLNQFSRTELLFGNEAMDKLSKARVAIFGIGGVGGYTAEALARSGVGIFDLFDDDKVCLTNINRQIIATRKTVGKYKVEVMKERIVEINPKAVVNTHQTFYTPEVADQYDFSEYTYVVDAIDTVTAKLELVERANKLNIPIISCMGAGNKLDPTQFEVTDIYKTSICPLAKVMRKELRVRGIKKLKVVYSKEPARKPLEDMSISCRANCICPPGAERKCTDRRQIPGSTAFVPSVAGLIIAGEVIKDITGVH, encoded by the coding sequence ATGTTAAATCAATTTTCGAGAACGGAGCTTCTTTTTGGCAATGAAGCGATGGATAAATTAAGCAAGGCAAGAGTAGCTATTTTTGGTATTGGCGGCGTGGGGGGATATACCGCAGAAGCATTGGCTAGAAGCGGAGTTGGAATCTTTGACTTATTTGATGATGATAAAGTCTGTTTAACCAATATTAACCGACAGATTATTGCTACTAGAAAGACGGTAGGAAAGTATAAGGTAGAGGTTATGAAGGAAAGAATAGTAGAGATTAATCCTAAGGCAGTAGTAAATACCCATCAGACCTTCTATACCCCTGAAGTTGCAGACCAATATGATTTTTCTGAATATACCTATGTTGTAGACGCCATTGACACGGTAACGGCGAAATTAGAATTGGTTGAAAGGGCAAACAAACTGAATATTCCTATTATAAGCTGTATGGGTGCCGGTAACAAATTAGATCCCACTCAATTTGAAGTAACAGATATTTATAAAACCTCAATATGTCCTTTAGCCAAGGTTATGAGAAAAGAACTTCGTGTAAGAGGAATTAAAAAATTAAAGGTAGTGTATTCAAAGGAACCGGCAAGAAAACCTTTGGAAGACATGTCCATTAGCTGTCGTGCAAATTGTATTTGCCCGCCTGGAGCGGAAAGAAAATGTACAGACAGAAGACAGATTCCCGGCAGCACAGCGTTTGTTCCATCAGTGGCAGGTTTAATTATAGCAGGAGAGGTTATTAAGGATATAACAGGAGTACATTAG
- a CDS encoding ABC transporter substrate binding protein, protein MENGKQRRLDFICMTGFMIVFASLLMILLMPRVYAWEERKRVLYISSYNENFPSVPEQIDGIRNVLEPEGVHLDLEYMDTKRFYTEESIQLFHDTLKYKMENLPPYDAILVGDDNALQFVLDYQEELFHTIPVVFLGVNDVNRAELAEEDEYITGIIEEMSIRDNIELGIKLNPAADKIVAIFDDTLTGLGDRKQFYQYEDDFRDLQFKGINTSLYTFKELEQILEEIKEDTIVLYMSMYTDSTGASLTIPEAVNMLKEHTKVPILRAAVGGVGEGILGGKMVSYQEAGRQAADIILKVFNGTPVSTISVVQESPNYYIFDYEVLQKYNIDEKILPENSTVINRKVSFFDTNKQLVFNVSVVLGFLCVLITVLAYDNIRRRKMEKELQESHEELTQTFEELTASEEELRAQYDTIQEHADEIEVLNQKYGIAIESTESAVWEYDIEKKEFYISKHFLRGIHSSMCDRESIDNIFCTLFDEKGKRKVLKEYQRYKEGKTDKINIQLPIYDENFNRRWILVRGKEVDNRGDNKILNGILLEITKMKEQEEYIEHLARHDYLTNLPNRLTFMDKLHKDLSLGIPGAILLLDIDNFKSINDTMGHIYGDKILQEIADRLSGLVDDKLFVSRFGGDEFLILLSGISKYEDVESYVLNMTKLFDGPFVLEKKENYIQFSIGITCFPFDSSDIDQLIINVDTAMYHVKRNGKNNYMFYCNQMQDEVKNKAEIEGILRAAIKEDGFELAYQPQVNVGSAEIEGFEALLRLKHYQLSPDKFIEIAEETGLIKEMGRWVTTEVIRQIADWRDKGYELKPVAINFSSKQLRDDEYVDFLDKTLQFYKVPPHFIEIEFTESILLENNSDTARFIQSFKKLGIRLALDDFGTGYSSLNYLTFIPVDKIKLDKSLCEKFLGMDNIKAMNSLIALVHSLHLVITAEGIEDIEQYERLKAGGCDYIQGYLFSKPLKKEEVEKIYNCNFTNKIRH, encoded by the coding sequence ATGGAGAATGGTAAGCAAAGAAGACTTGATTTTATATGTATGACAGGCTTTATGATTGTATTTGCCAGCTTGCTTATGATACTGTTGATGCCTAGGGTATATGCATGGGAAGAAAGAAAAAGAGTATTATACATTAGTTCATATAATGAGAATTTTCCCAGTGTGCCGGAACAGATAGATGGAATACGCAATGTGCTGGAACCGGAAGGGGTTCACTTGGACTTAGAGTATATGGATACCAAACGGTTTTATACAGAGGAAAGCATTCAACTTTTTCACGACACTCTAAAATATAAGATGGAAAATCTTCCCCCCTATGATGCTATACTTGTAGGAGATGACAATGCCCTGCAATTTGTGCTGGATTATCAGGAGGAATTGTTTCATACGATACCGGTGGTCTTTTTAGGGGTAAACGATGTAAACCGTGCCGAACTGGCAGAGGAAGATGAATATATAACAGGAATTATTGAAGAAATGTCTATAAGGGACAACATAGAACTTGGTATAAAGCTTAATCCGGCAGCGGATAAAATAGTTGCAATTTTTGACGATACCCTAACAGGATTGGGAGACAGGAAACAGTTTTATCAATATGAAGACGATTTTCGTGACTTACAATTTAAAGGTATTAATACCTCTTTATACACCTTCAAGGAATTAGAGCAGATTCTGGAGGAGATTAAAGAGGATACCATTGTACTGTATATGAGCATGTATACAGATAGTACCGGTGCCAGCCTCACCATACCGGAAGCTGTAAATATGCTGAAAGAACATACGAAGGTACCGATTCTCAGGGCAGCGGTTGGAGGTGTGGGGGAGGGTATTCTAGGAGGAAAAATGGTATCGTATCAGGAGGCGGGAAGGCAGGCAGCCGATATAATACTTAAGGTCTTTAATGGAACACCCGTATCTACTATATCCGTAGTGCAGGAGAGCCCTAATTATTACATTTTCGACTATGAAGTCCTTCAGAAATATAACATTGATGAAAAGATATTACCTGAGAATTCTACAGTCATAAATCGGAAAGTCAGTTTTTTTGATACAAACAAGCAATTGGTTTTCAATGTCAGTGTAGTTTTAGGATTCCTCTGTGTACTTATTACAGTTCTAGCCTATGATAATATAAGACGGAGAAAAATGGAAAAGGAATTGCAGGAAAGTCATGAAGAATTAACCCAGACTTTTGAAGAATTAACCGCCTCTGAGGAGGAATTAAGAGCACAGTATGATACGATACAGGAGCATGCAGATGAGATTGAAGTGCTCAATCAAAAATACGGTATAGCCATTGAAAGTACAGAAAGTGCGGTTTGGGAATATGACATAGAAAAGAAGGAATTTTATATATCAAAACATTTTCTGCGTGGAATACATTCCTCCATGTGTGACCGTGAAAGCATTGATAACATTTTTTGTACTCTTTTTGACGAAAAGGGCAAAAGAAAAGTGCTTAAAGAATATCAACGGTATAAGGAAGGAAAAACGGATAAAATTAATATTCAGCTTCCGATTTATGATGAAAATTTTAATAGACGCTGGATACTGGTTAGAGGAAAAGAAGTGGACAACAGGGGAGACAATAAAATTCTCAATGGTATTTTATTAGAAATTACAAAAATGAAGGAGCAGGAGGAGTACATAGAGCATCTGGCACGACATGATTATCTTACCAATCTGCCCAATAGACTTACCTTTATGGATAAATTACATAAAGACTTATCACTTGGCATACCCGGAGCCATCCTGTTGTTAGACATAGATAACTTTAAAAGTATAAATGATACGATGGGGCATATCTATGGTGATAAGATATTACAAGAGATTGCTGACCGGCTATCAGGACTTGTGGATGATAAATTATTTGTATCAAGATTTGGCGGTGATGAATTCCTTATTTTGTTATCCGGAATCTCAAAATATGAGGATGTGGAAAGCTACGTATTAAACATGACAAAATTATTTGACGGTCCTTTTGTACTGGAAAAGAAAGAAAATTATATACAGTTCAGTATCGGTATTACCTGCTTTCCTTTTGACAGTAGTGATATAGATCAATTAATTATAAATGTGGATACTGCCATGTATCATGTAAAACGAAACGGAAAAAACAATTACATGTTCTATTGCAATCAGATGCAGGATGAGGTAAAAAATAAAGCAGAGATTGAAGGAATACTTCGTGCAGCAATAAAAGAAGATGGATTTGAGCTTGCTTATCAGCCCCAGGTTAATGTAGGGAGTGCAGAAATAGAAGGATTTGAGGCCTTACTCCGGTTAAAGCATTATCAATTGTCGCCGGATAAATTCATAGAGATAGCAGAAGAGACCGGATTGATTAAAGAAATGGGCAGATGGGTTACGACTGAGGTTATAAGACAAATTGCAGACTGGAGAGATAAAGGTTATGAACTTAAACCAGTTGCCATAAATTTTTCCAGTAAACAACTCAGAGATGATGAATACGTAGATTTTCTGGATAAAACCCTGCAATTTTATAAGGTACCCCCGCATTTTATAGAAATTGAGTTTACCGAAAGTATTCTTCTTGAAAATAATTCAGATACTGCTAGGTTTATCCAGAGTTTTAAAAAACTTGGAATCAGACTTGCCTTAGATGATTTTGGAACAGGGTATTCCTCATTAAATTACCTTACCTTTATTCCTGTAGACAAAATCAAACTGGATAAATCACTTTGCGAAAAATTTCTTGGAATGGATAATATAAAAGCAATGAACAGTCTAATTGCTCTGGTACACAGTCTGCATTTGGTAATCACGGCAGAAGGAATTGAAGATATTGAGCAGTATGAACGTTTAAAAGCTGGAGGTTGTGACTATATTCAGGGCTATTTATTTAGCAAGCCGTTGAAAAAAGAAGAAGTTGAAAAAATTTATAACTGCAATTTTACAAATAAAATAAGACATTAA
- a CDS encoding CDIF630_02480 family spore surface protein translates to MEEKKEKTLSGFDNKRLTEVDATNCECTAAWANAEKVLDGSQVAIPAEYDVEKAKNWVDNGSKL, encoded by the coding sequence ATGGAAGAAAAAAAAGAAAAAACATTAAGTGGCTTTGATAACAAAAGGTTAACAGAGGTTGATGCCACCAATTGTGAGTGTACCGCTGCTTGGGCAAATGCAGAGAAGGTTTTAGATGGAAGTCAGGTGGCAATACCGGCTGAGTATGATGTTGAGAAAGCAAAAAACTGGGTTGATAACGGAAGTAAACTATAG